A stretch of DNA from Thalassococcus arenae:
GCTGGGCCAGATCGATTTCAACGACCTGTCCGAGCAGGACATCGCGGGCTACGACGCCTTTCGCAGCGCGGCGCTTGCCGCCACCGAGCAGGATTTCCCGGCGATCGACGATCTGGGCGATGGCGGCATCTTCGCGCTCCGCCTTGATGGTATCGAGCCGCCCGCGCCGCGCCCCTTCGAAGATGTCGCTGACGCGGTCAGCCAAGGCTGGGTCGCCGAACAGCGCGTGACCGCGCTTGCCGCCGCCGGAGAGGCGTTGCAGGCACAACTGGCCGAAGGCCGCACCTTCGAAGCCCTTGGCCTGACAGTGCAGAGCGAGCCGGGGATCACCCGCAACGGTGCGCTGACCGGACAGGTGGCCGAGTTGCGCCGCGCCGCATTCGAGATGGAACCCGGCGCTGTGCAGGTGGTGACGACGCCCGATGGCGCCTATCTGCTGCGGCTCGACGAGATCATCGCGGTCGACATGAGCAGCGAGGAAGCACAGCTGATCGCCGGCGCAGTGCAGGACCAGGCGGTCTCGGACGTGGCGAACGATCTGTTCCGTGCGCTGGCCTCCGACATCCAGTCCCGCGCCGGGGTCACCATCAACCAGGAAGCGCTGAACGCCGTTCACGCCAATTTCCAGTGATCCGATGGCGGCATTGATCCCCGAATATGACGCCTTTGCAAAGGCTTATGAAGCGGGGCGCAACCAGGTCGTCTATGCGCGGCTGGCGGCCGACCTCGATACGCCGGTGTCGCTGATGCTCAAGCTGACCGGGGCCGCACGCGACGCCTTCATGCTGGAATCGGTCACCGGCGGCGAGGTGCGCGGGCGCTATTCGATCATCGGCATGAAGCCCGACCTGATCTGGCAGTGCCACGGCGACACCAGCCGCATCAACCGCCAGGCGCGGTTCGATGCCGACGCCTTCGAGCCGCAGGATGCCGACCCCCTGACCGCCCTGCGCGCCTTGATCGCCGAAAGCCGGATCGAACTGCCCGACGACCTGCCGCAGGCGGCGGCGGGTCTGTTCGGCTATCTGGGCTATGACATGATCCGGCTGGTCGAACGCCTGCCGAACGTCAATCCCGACCCGCTGGGCCTGCCCGACGCGGTGATGCTGCGGCCTTCGGTGGTAGCGGTGCTGGACGGGGTCAAGGGCGAGGTGACGGTGGTGTCGCCGGCCTGGGTGCAGGATGGGCAATCGGCGCGCGCGGCCTATGCCCAGGCGGCCGAACGGGTGATGGACGCGGTGCGCGATCTCGAACGCGCCCTGCCCCAGGCCTCGCGCGTGCTGGGCGAGGCGCATGAAGCCGGCCCGCCGGTGTCGAATTTCACCCATGAGGCTTACAAGCAGGCGGTCGAGACGGCGCGCGAATACATCCGCGCCGGCGATATCTTTCAGGTCGTGCCGTCGCAGCGCTGGACCCAGGATTTCCCGCTGCCGCCTTTCTCGCTCTACCGCTCACTGCGGCGGACGAACCCGTCTCCGTTCATGTTCTACTTCAATTTCGGGGGGTTCCAGGTGATCGGCGCCAGCCCGGAAATCCTGGTGCGCGTCTTCGGCCGCGAAGTCACGATCCGGCCGATCGCGGGCACCCGCCCGCGCGGCGTCACAGCCGAAGAGGACCGCGCGCTCGAGGCCGATCTTCTGGCGGACAAGAAGGAACTGGCCGAACACCTGATGCTGCTCGATCTCGGCCGCAACGACGCCGGGCGCGTCAGCAAGATCGGCACCGTGCGCCCGACCGAGAAATTCATCATCGAACGCTACAGCCACGTGATGCATATCGTGTCGAACGTGGTGGGCGAACTGGCCGACGACCAGGACGCTCTGTCGGCCTTTTTCGCGGGCATGCCGGCGGGCACGGTTTCGGGTGCGCCCAAGGTGCGCGCGATGGAAATCATCGACGAGCTGGAACCGGAAAAGCGCGGCGTCTATGGCGGCGGCGTGGGCTATTTCAGCGCCGGCGGCGACATGGACATGTGCATCGCCCTGCGCACCGCCATCGTCAAGGACCAGAAGCTCTACATCCAGGCCGGCGGCGGCGTGGTCTATGACAGCGACCCCGAGGCCGAGTACCAGGAAACCGTGCACAAGTCGAACGCGATCCGCCGCGCGGCGGCCGACGCGGCGCGCTTCACCGGCGACGGCAACGGCTGACCCCCAGGGGTGTTCGGGGGGCGCTGCCCCCGTCCCGGATGAGCGCCTTCACCGGGTTTGATACCTGTTGAAAAAAAGAACGCGCGTTTTCAATGGGTTGCGAAGGGGCCATTTCACCGGGTTTGATACCTTTCGGGCGATTTCGGGTCGGAAAGGCAGGTTTTGGCGCGGTTCTCGGCGAAAAAAGTCAATGATTTCAGTGGGGCTTTGCACGGATCAGAAACGAATTCAGTTGCCGGTTTGCTTCTCAGCGCCGATGGGCTGACCCTCTTCAAAGTACTCTTGGTACACCATCAAATTCAGACACTTCCAAGGGTCATCGATGCCCTGCGTTTCCATAGCGCTCTGTAGGTCAAGGAATGCGTTCTCTAAATGAAGCGTATAGCTGTTGAAGATTATGCCCCCACCTCTGCGCAGGAAATCGGGATAGTTGGATATCTCCTTCAGATAGCCGTTGTGCATCCGCATCATCGCCAACACGGAAGCTGCACGCTCTTGCGCATCCCAATCACCAACTCCGAGCCCAAACAGGTCAAATTCAGTCCGATCTGCGAACCGTGCGTAGCGCTCGGGAACACTGCCCCGTCTTCGCCAGCTCGCTACCGTGCTCCGCCCGAGTTTCAATCGGTCCGCCAAGCCCTGGTCGGTCTCTACTCGGAAGCGGCGCTTGAGCGCCACAATGATACCTTCCGCATCCTTTGCCATCGAACGTCCTTGACATGACGCATTGCGTCATAGATGTTGCATTGCGACACACTCAGTCGATAAGAGGGCGTCATGTTGCAAAGCGATACACCGTCTCCCGATTATTTGAAAGCCGTGCGGGCTCGACTTGTCGCCAACGGCACATCGCTCAATGCGCTTTGCAAGCAACATCGGCTGCATCGTTCCGCTGTCTCCGCTGCGCTTTCTGGTCAACGCAAAGGACCAAAAAGCCAAGCGCTCCTGACGCGCTTCCTCAGCCTCGCGGAAGCCGTCGAAAAGTGAAGCTCGCCGTCGCTGATATCATCGGGATGAAGGGTGTTCCGGATACACACATGGGTGTCCGTAAGTGGCTGGTCTCAAAGTCAGTTGACACCGAACTTTGCGGCAAGCGGTTCTTGTTTAACCTCTCCGATCTACCCGAGGACGTGCGCCTCGCCTGGTGGCATCGGGAGCTGGACAATCTGCACCTGGAGCCGGGCACGCGGGACGATGCGGCGCATGAGGCGTTCATGGCGCAGCCTGCCAAGGCGCGGGCTCGGGCGGAGCGGAAAGCGGCCATCGCGACGCTGCTGACCGCGCTGCGTGAGCAGGGCGTGAAGGAGGGTGAGCGGTTCGCCCTGGTGCGCGAGAAGTTCGGTGACAAGGGCACGTCGACGGCGTCTTTGAAGCGGTTTCAACGGGGTGTTGAAGGGGTCAATCCGATCAACTACGCGCCCGCACTGCTGGACGTCTACAAGGCCACGGCGCAGCGCGCGGACATGAGCCCGGAGGCGTGGCGTTTCTTCTTGACGATGATCCGGGACGCGGCACCCGACTGGCCCCTGATCGAGGCATGGCGGCGGGTGCGGGACGCGGGCCGGGTCGCCGGGTGGGCTGTGCCGTCCTACC
This window harbors:
- the trpE gene encoding anthranilate synthase component I, with translation MAALIPEYDAFAKAYEAGRNQVVYARLAADLDTPVSLMLKLTGAARDAFMLESVTGGEVRGRYSIIGMKPDLIWQCHGDTSRINRQARFDADAFEPQDADPLTALRALIAESRIELPDDLPQAAAGLFGYLGYDMIRLVERLPNVNPDPLGLPDAVMLRPSVVAVLDGVKGEVTVVSPAWVQDGQSARAAYAQAAERVMDAVRDLERALPQASRVLGEAHEAGPPVSNFTHEAYKQAVETAREYIRAGDIFQVVPSQRWTQDFPLPPFSLYRSLRRTNPSPFMFYFNFGGFQVIGASPEILVRVFGREVTIRPIAGTRPRGVTAEEDRALEADLLADKKELAEHLMLLDLGRNDAGRVSKIGTVRPTEKFIIERYSHVMHIVSNVVGELADDQDALSAFFAGMPAGTVSGAPKVRAMEIIDELEPEKRGVYGGGVGYFSAGGDMDMCIALRTAIVKDQKLYIQAGGGVVYDSDPEAEYQETVHKSNAIRRAAADAARFTGDGNG
- a CDS encoding helix-turn-helix domain-containing protein: MAKDAEGIIVALKRRFRVETDQGLADRLKLGRSTVASWRRRGSVPERYARFADRTEFDLFGLGVGDWDAQERAASVLAMMRMHNGYLKEISNYPDFLRRGGGIIFNSYTLHLENAFLDLQSAMETQGIDDPWKCLNLMVYQEYFEEGQPIGAEKQTGN